A genomic region of Dunckerocampus dactyliophorus isolate RoL2022-P2 chromosome 8, RoL_Ddac_1.1, whole genome shotgun sequence contains the following coding sequences:
- the LOC129187061 gene encoding phosphatidylinositol 5-phosphate 4-kinase type-2 gamma-like isoform X3 — MSSPSNTLVPASAVAHKRKTKMKHFVQQKVEVFRASHPVSSVLVWGVNHSVSLARSPPLRDEEAQREGLLLTSYDRTLVVKEISSEEVAEMHNILSEYHQHVVTCHGSTLLPQFLAMYRVTVESDDTYLLVMRNMFSHRLHVHKKYDLKGSLVSREASFKEKVKELPTFKDVDFMNNMQKIYVSDEQKESIMEKLNRDIEFLARMRIMDYSLLLGIHDVERAEREEEEMEMESSDAEEDPDEGSQAVAPGSTSPEGIAGYMNSFKAMGPGEFDPYVDVYAIESAVGAPHREVYFMGLIDVLTQYDTKKKAAHAAKAVKHGAGAEISTVHPEQYAKRFREFITKIFA, encoded by the exons ATGTCCTCTCCGAGCAACACCCTGGTCCCTGCGAGCGCCGTGGCGCACAAGAGGAAGACCAAGATGAAGCACTTTGTGCAGCAAAAAGTGGAGGTTTTCCGTGCCAGTCATCCCGTGTCGAGCGTGCTTGTGTGGGGAGTCAATCACTCG GTGTCTCTGGCTCGCAGTCCTCCGCTCAGAGACGAGGAGGCGCAACGTGAGGGCCTGCTGCTCACCTCGTACGACCGCACATTGGTGGTCAAAGAAATTTCCAGCGAGGAGGTGGCAGAGATGCACAACATCCTGTCCGAGTATCACCAG CATGTGGTCACTTGCCACGGCAGTACGCTGCTCCCTCAGTTCCTGGCCATGTACAGAGTGACAGTGGAGAGTGACGACACCTACCTGCTAGTCATGAGGAACATGTTCAGCCACAGACTGCATGTACACAAGAAGTATGACCTCAAG GGCTCCCTGGTGTCTCGCGAAGCAAGTTTTAAAGAGAAG GTCAAGGAGCTGCCAACCTTTAAAGATGTTGACTTCATGAATAACATGCAAAAGATTTATGTGTCTGATGAGCAGAAGGAGAGCATCATGGAAAAGCTGAATAGAGACATTGAG TTTCTGGCACGTATGAGGATCATGGACTATAGCCTTCTGCTGGGCATCCATGATGTGGAGCGAGCTGagagggaggaagaggaaaTGGAGATGGAGTCCTCCGATGCTGAAGAAGATCCAGATGAAGGCAGCCAGGCCGTCGCTCCCGGCTCCACCTCACCCGAAGGCATCGCTGGATACATGAACTCCTTTAAAGCCATGGGCCCTGGCGAGTTTGACCCGTATGTGGACGTCTACGCCATAGAGAGCGCTGTAG GTGCACCGCACCGGGAAGTGTACTTCATGGGTCTGATTGACGTGCTGACGCAGTACGACACCAAGAAGAAAGCGGCTCACGCTGCCAAGGCTGTCAAACATGGG GCAGGAGCCGAAATCTCCACAGTTCATCCAGAGCAGTACGCTAAACGCTTCCGGGAGTTCATCACTAAGATCTTTGCCTGA
- the LOC129187061 gene encoding phosphatidylinositol 5-phosphate 4-kinase type-2 gamma-like isoform X1 encodes MSSPSNTLVPASAVAHKRKTKMKHFVQQKVEVFRASHPVSSVLVWGVNHSTNDLSQVPVPVMLLPDDFRASTKVKVSNHLFNKENLPGQFKFKEYCPQVFRNLRERFGIEDQDYQVSLARSPPLRDEEAQREGLLLTSYDRTLVVKEISSEEVAEMHNILSEYHQHVVTCHGSTLLPQFLAMYRVTVESDDTYLLVMRNMFSHRLHVHKKYDLKGSLVSREASFKEKVKELPTFKDVDFMNNMQKIYVSDEQKESIMEKLNRDIEFLARMRIMDYSLLLGIHDVERAEREEEEMEMESSDAEEDPDEGSQAVAPGSTSPEGIAGYMNSFKAMGPGEFDPYVDVYAIESAVGAPHREVYFMGLIDVLTQYDTKKKAAHAAKAVKHGAGAEISTVHPEQYAKRFREFITKIFA; translated from the exons ATGTCCTCTCCGAGCAACACCCTGGTCCCTGCGAGCGCCGTGGCGCACAAGAGGAAGACCAAGATGAAGCACTTTGTGCAGCAAAAAGTGGAGGTTTTCCGTGCCAGTCATCCCGTGTCGAGCGTGCTTGTGTGGGGAGTCAATCACTCG ACGAACGACCTGAGCCAGGTGCCTGTACCTGTCATGCTGCTTCCTGATGACTTTAGAGCCAGCACCAAGGTCAAAGTCAGCAACCACCTTTTCAACAA AGAAAATCTGCCCGGCCAGTTCAAGTTCAAAGAGTACTGCCCACAAGTCTTCAGGAACCTCCGCGAACGCTTTGGCATCGAGGACCAAGATTACCAG GTGTCTCTGGCTCGCAGTCCTCCGCTCAGAGACGAGGAGGCGCAACGTGAGGGCCTGCTGCTCACCTCGTACGACCGCACATTGGTGGTCAAAGAAATTTCCAGCGAGGAGGTGGCAGAGATGCACAACATCCTGTCCGAGTATCACCAG CATGTGGTCACTTGCCACGGCAGTACGCTGCTCCCTCAGTTCCTGGCCATGTACAGAGTGACAGTGGAGAGTGACGACACCTACCTGCTAGTCATGAGGAACATGTTCAGCCACAGACTGCATGTACACAAGAAGTATGACCTCAAG GGCTCCCTGGTGTCTCGCGAAGCAAGTTTTAAAGAGAAG GTCAAGGAGCTGCCAACCTTTAAAGATGTTGACTTCATGAATAACATGCAAAAGATTTATGTGTCTGATGAGCAGAAGGAGAGCATCATGGAAAAGCTGAATAGAGACATTGAG TTTCTGGCACGTATGAGGATCATGGACTATAGCCTTCTGCTGGGCATCCATGATGTGGAGCGAGCTGagagggaggaagaggaaaTGGAGATGGAGTCCTCCGATGCTGAAGAAGATCCAGATGAAGGCAGCCAGGCCGTCGCTCCCGGCTCCACCTCACCCGAAGGCATCGCTGGATACATGAACTCCTTTAAAGCCATGGGCCCTGGCGAGTTTGACCCGTATGTGGACGTCTACGCCATAGAGAGCGCTGTAG GTGCACCGCACCGGGAAGTGTACTTCATGGGTCTGATTGACGTGCTGACGCAGTACGACACCAAGAAGAAAGCGGCTCACGCTGCCAAGGCTGTCAAACATGGG GCAGGAGCCGAAATCTCCACAGTTCATCCAGAGCAGTACGCTAAACGCTTCCGGGAGTTCATCACTAAGATCTTTGCCTGA
- the LOC129187064 gene encoding insulin-like growth factor-binding protein 6: MLLCLNVLGLLFLQAALSSPRPLTTPSRGCLGCKGKPSQTPGDLNISTLAAGEPCGVYTLSCASGLRCAPAPSDPRPLRTLLEGRGVCSNVSVISWTEKSQTADPAPTDDPEEAPCRKLLTTLIRGLDTHLFKSHHDIYMPNCDKRGFFRKKQCWSSRGKQRGRCWCVDESGMPVTSHKHKGSLAC; this comes from the exons ATGCTTCTATGTCTGAATGTGCTGGGGCTGCTTTTCCTGCAGGCCGCCCTTTCAAGCCCCAGGCCGCTCACCACGCCGTCCAGAGGATGTCTGGGCTGCAAGGGAAAGCCTTCCCAAACGCCGGGAGATTTAAACATCAGCACTCTGGCTGCGGGAGAGCCGTGCGGGGTCTACACGCTCAGCTGTGCCAGCGGCCTGCGTTGTGCACCTGCGCCGAGCGACCCGCGGCCCCTCCGCACCCTGCTGGAGGGCAGGGGGGTCTGCAGCAACGTCAGTGTCATCAGTTGGACGGAAAAGAGCCAGACTGCAG ATCCAGCACCTACTGATGATCCGGAGGAG GCTCCATGTCGAAAGCTGCTAACAACACTTATTAGAGGCCTGGATACCCATTTATTCAAATCGCATCATGACATCTACATGCCTAATTGTGATAAACGCGGCTTCTTCAGAAAGAAGCAG TGTTGGTCCTCCCGAGGTAAACAACGCGGTCGGTGCTGGTGTGTGGACGAGAGTGGCATGCCAGTGACGTCACATAAACACAAAGGCAGTCTGGCTTGTTGA
- the LOC129187061 gene encoding phosphatidylinositol 5-phosphate 4-kinase type-2 gamma-like isoform X2: MLLPDDFRASTKVKVSNHLFNKENLPGQFKFKEYCPQVFRNLRERFGIEDQDYQVSLARSPPLRDEEAQREGLLLTSYDRTLVVKEISSEEVAEMHNILSEYHQHVVTCHGSTLLPQFLAMYRVTVESDDTYLLVMRNMFSHRLHVHKKYDLKGSLVSREASFKEKVKELPTFKDVDFMNNMQKIYVSDEQKESIMEKLNRDIEFLARMRIMDYSLLLGIHDVERAEREEEEMEMESSDAEEDPDEGSQAVAPGSTSPEGIAGYMNSFKAMGPGEFDPYVDVYAIESAVGAPHREVYFMGLIDVLTQYDTKKKAAHAAKAVKHGAGAEISTVHPEQYAKRFREFITKIFA, from the exons ATGCTGCTTCCTGATGACTTTAGAGCCAGCACCAAGGTCAAAGTCAGCAACCACCTTTTCAACAA AGAAAATCTGCCCGGCCAGTTCAAGTTCAAAGAGTACTGCCCACAAGTCTTCAGGAACCTCCGCGAACGCTTTGGCATCGAGGACCAAGATTACCAG GTGTCTCTGGCTCGCAGTCCTCCGCTCAGAGACGAGGAGGCGCAACGTGAGGGCCTGCTGCTCACCTCGTACGACCGCACATTGGTGGTCAAAGAAATTTCCAGCGAGGAGGTGGCAGAGATGCACAACATCCTGTCCGAGTATCACCAG CATGTGGTCACTTGCCACGGCAGTACGCTGCTCCCTCAGTTCCTGGCCATGTACAGAGTGACAGTGGAGAGTGACGACACCTACCTGCTAGTCATGAGGAACATGTTCAGCCACAGACTGCATGTACACAAGAAGTATGACCTCAAG GGCTCCCTGGTGTCTCGCGAAGCAAGTTTTAAAGAGAAG GTCAAGGAGCTGCCAACCTTTAAAGATGTTGACTTCATGAATAACATGCAAAAGATTTATGTGTCTGATGAGCAGAAGGAGAGCATCATGGAAAAGCTGAATAGAGACATTGAG TTTCTGGCACGTATGAGGATCATGGACTATAGCCTTCTGCTGGGCATCCATGATGTGGAGCGAGCTGagagggaggaagaggaaaTGGAGATGGAGTCCTCCGATGCTGAAGAAGATCCAGATGAAGGCAGCCAGGCCGTCGCTCCCGGCTCCACCTCACCCGAAGGCATCGCTGGATACATGAACTCCTTTAAAGCCATGGGCCCTGGCGAGTTTGACCCGTATGTGGACGTCTACGCCATAGAGAGCGCTGTAG GTGCACCGCACCGGGAAGTGTACTTCATGGGTCTGATTGACGTGCTGACGCAGTACGACACCAAGAAGAAAGCGGCTCACGCTGCCAAGGCTGTCAAACATGGG GCAGGAGCCGAAATCTCCACAGTTCATCCAGAGCAGTACGCTAAACGCTTCCGGGAGTTCATCACTAAGATCTTTGCCTGA